In bacterium, the sequence CTTGTCGGCCGCGTGCTGGCAGGACTCGTCGCACGCCAGGTCGAGGGCCGCTTCTTCGGCGCCGAGCGACCATCGTTCCCGGTCGGTACCCAGCCAGCCGTGCAGCGGCCGAGCGGAACGGTGGCAGTCGCGGCAGTACGCGTACACATCGCGCACCTCGATGGCTCCGAGCGCCGTGCCACGCCGCCAGCACGTGCGCCGGTGCACCTCCATCGGCTCGTCGCAACTCGGACAGCGTGGCCTGCACGCCAGGGCTCGCTTCAGCCGCTCGTCCACGAACGACTGCAACAGCTCCTGCCCGAGCTTCTGGACGAAGGCAGCCAGTTGCTGCTCGACGTCGAGCAGGTTGGGGAATAGGGTCGCGTCCTCGTCGCACCCGAGCGCGACTCGGAATCGATCGAGAACCTCGGTTCGGATGGACTCCATCGGCGGCGCAGCCATCGTGGGTGGGCTCACAAGCGCATCCTGCCGCGTTTGCGCCGCGTTCGCGATCCCCTGCTGCCCGGGGGTGGGCCAGCGCTTCGGGTTGGCGCCTTCGTCCGTCGACGCTCATCGGTAGGCCGCGCTTGCCATCCCCCCTGCGCTCGAGCGCTTCACGACGCGCCGCTAGACCTGGCCGTGCGCGCCGACGCCACCAGGATGGCGACGAGTTGGCTCGCCTCGTCGACCAAGCGGTCCGCGGCACCCGGCGGCAGCCAGTTGGACCGCTGCACGACCCGTAACCAGTAGTACGCCTCCCTCAGCTCTTTGGTCGCGACCCGCACCTTGTGCACAAAGTCCGCACGACTCTCGGCGCCCCGCGCTTCTTCGTAATTCGCGCCGCCTCCGGTGACCGCTCGCCATAGCTGCTTGGAGACGTGCTGCGAGGCGGCGTCGGCCCGCAAGCCTGGCAACAGCTGCCGCACGCCCTCCACCGCGTCGAGCAGTCGGTCGGCGATGTCGTCGCCCTTGCGCCGCGGGCCGTTGCCGGTCCTCTGTCCCCTGTCCCTAGTTCCTTGTTCAATTCCCCGTTCCATCATCTACCTATCGTCACCACGCTCCCAGAAGTTGCGCGAGAGCAACACCCCAACGGAGAACGGAACTAGGAACTAGGAACTAGGCCCAGAGAACGGGAACCGCCTCCTATCCCCATCCTCACCAACGGGTTTCGTTCACACCCCCCATCCGACGCACGCTCGGTCGACGAAGGCTCGGGCGAGCGCGGCGGCGCGACCCCGGGCGATGGCG encodes:
- a CDS encoding four helix bundle protein — translated: MMERGIEQGTRDRGQRTGNGPRRKGDDIADRLLDAVEGVRQLLPGLRADAASQHVSKQLWRAVTGGGANYEEARGAESRADFVHKVRVATKELREAYYWLRVVQRSNWLPPGAADRLVDEASQLVAILVASARTARSSGAS